In a single window of the Drosophila albomicans strain 15112-1751.03 chromosome 3, ASM965048v2, whole genome shotgun sequence genome:
- the LOC117567803 gene encoding tRNA (uracil-5-)-methyltransferase homolog A produces the protein MDVENAENQQTLTVDSNIENAEIVENKESAEQASESVKTSDEIEKAGNNEFEYLERNEFTSEIYKIEVKNLGYFGIGEFKKLLKTTLKLDITKIKSPTRKEFAFVCFRNQEDQQRALETLNGYKWKGKVLKAMAAKASADPLHKRRGEELSGETKPKRQRTAKEATCPLAELTYEKQLEQKTEEMSALLKKYTQELRRLNPAAKPHLDKFQFNGVLASPAVDGYRNKNEFSIAKNADGEIIVGFRLGSYSDGSVEVADVQQLPHLPAQAKWAALSFQQLVRQSKFQPFNPVGNLGHFRQLMVRTSSATGELMLVAGIYSSNLSESEQVELQQELKNFYDQPEQNETHKCSSLYYQDVKHREAGQMINPVTHLAGSTHITDTIQGLQFRISPLAFFQINTAGANVLYQQAIDLAAPTPDTTMLDICCGTGTIALAFAKHCKQVFGVEIVADAIKDAEYNAEANKITNCKFFAGNADDYIKSMVREALYGQEPGKPVDLIAVVDPPRAGLHNRSIAAIRSASAIKRLVYVSCNPNSAKRNFIELSRPESKHWKGEPFYPKSAVAVDMFPHTTHTELVILFEREAKTSTDAVAQAKEKTKEADVAAETEEQVAKTEETATTTTTTTT, from the exons atggaCGTGGAAAACGCGGAAAACCAGCAAACTCTTACCGTCGACagtaatattgaaaatgcggAGATTGTGGAAAATAAGGAAAGTGCCGAACAGGCTTCAGAAAGTGTGAAAACAAGtgatgaaattgaaaaagccGGTAACAATGAATTCGAGTATCTGGAGCGCAATGAGTTCACTTCAGAAATCTATAAGATTGAAGTGAAGAACTTGGGCTACTTTGGCATTGGC GAGTTTAAGAAACTGCTCAAGACCACTCTGAAACTGGATattacaaaaatcaaatcgCCAACACGCAAGGAGTTTGCGTTTGTGTGTTTCCGCAACCAGGAGGACCAGCAACGTGCGCTGGAAACGCTCAATGGCTACAAGTGGAAGGGCAAGGTACTCAAGGCGATGGCTGCCAAAGCATCTGCCGATCCCCTGCACAAGCGACGTGGCGAAGAATTGAGCGGCGAGACGAAACCAAAGCGTCAACGCACCGCTAAGGAGGCAACTTGTCCTCTTGCTGAGCTAACCTACGAGAAGCAGCTGGAGCAGAAGACGGAGGAGATGTCGGCGCTGCTCAAGAAATACACACAGGAACTGCGACGTTTAAATCCAGCTGCCAAACCACATCTGGACAAGTTCCAATTCAATGGTGTCTTAGCCTCGCCTGCTGTCGATGGTTATCGTAATAAGAACGAGTTCAGCATAGCCAAAAATGCGGATGGAGAGATTATTGTTGGCTTTCGATTGGGCAGCTACAGCGATGGATCCGTTGAGGTGGCCGATGTGCAGCAGTTGCCACATTTGCCAGCGCAGGCAAAGTGGGCGGCTCTCAGCTTTCAACAGCTGGTCAGACAGTCCAAGTTTCAGCCCTTCAATCCTGTGGGCAACCTGGGACACTTTCGTCAGCTAATGGTGCGTACTTCGAGTGCCACTGGAGAGCTAATGTTGGTGGCTGGCATTTACTCCTCCAATTTAAGTGAAAGCGAGCAAGTTGAGCTGCAGCAGGAGCTGAAGAATTTCTACGATCAACCGGAGCAGAATGAGACTCACAAGTGCAGTTCGCTCTACTATCAGGATGTCAAGCACCGCGAGGCGGGCCAAATGATTAATCCCGTCACACATCTTGCGGGCAGCACGCACATAACAGACACCATACAAGGACTGCAGTTTCGCATCAGTCCTTTGGCCTTCTTTCAAATAAATACGGCCGGCGCCAATGTCCTTTATCAGCAGGCCATTGATTTGGCAGCGCCAACTCCAGACACAACCATGCTGGACATCTGCTGTGGCACAGGAACCATTGCTCTGGCATTTGCTAAGCACTGCAAACAAGTGTTTGGCGTGGAGATTGTGGCTGATGCCATCAAGGATGCGGAGTACAATGCCGAGGCGAATAAgattacaaattgcaaattcttTGCTGGCAATGCAGATGATTATATCAAGAGCATGGTCAGAGAGGCTTTGTATGGCCAAGAGCCGGGCAAGCCAGTGGATTTAATAGCTGTTGTGGATCCGCCACGAGCTGGACTTC ACAATCGTTCCATTGCCGCCATACGTTCAGCGAGCGCCATAAAACGTCTGGTCTACGTTTCCTGCAATCCTAATAGTGCCAAGCGCAATTTTATTGAGTTATCACGGCCCGAGTCAAAGCATTGGAAAGGCGAACCGTTTTACCCCAAGTCCGCTGTAGCTGTGGACATGTTTccacatacaacacacacggAGCTGGTCATTTTATTTGAGCGCGAGGCGAAGACTTCAACTGACGCGGTAGCTCAGGCAAAGGAGAAGACAAAAGAGGCAGATGTGGCAGCTGAGACTGAGGAGCAAGTGGCGAAAACAGAGGAGACTGCAacgaccacaacaacaacaacaacgtga
- the LOC117571592 gene encoding SET domain-containing protein SmydA-8, translated as MTSPTSCALCQARATQVCAACRNVVYCSREHQKEHWKQHKSQCKCYEMDTNQLLGRHLRATRDIRMGEQIMREAPLVLGPKVASPPICLGCHRNLLPPAKRSDNFYKCSSCSWPLCGKECEQSPYHRDECRLMAASNFQSKINYNPVEPELKESAYCVIMLLRCMQLKQSNPAAFAKLSALEDHLKERLDTPLYQVLRANLITFIKTVLGQRDWPEMEILRLAAILDTNAFEVRQNSERRKVRAIFPGGAMIAHDCVPNLRHRFDDDMNIVFLAKRKIAKGEILSISYTQPLRSTIQRRLHLKQVKCFDCACARCSDPTELEIYAGSRMCEKCKVGKFVSVNPLQNAANWKCQVCNIVKGAREVLTQDAKLQQEIESLDKSTPAALEDFLYRHRIELHETNTHILQAKYALTQLYGSAPGFSMEELSEKSLQRKIDLCEELLQLSNLIDSGWSIFRGNLLIDLEEAIVTKALRLDDATECEAKLKQAVELLQEIANIMKHEPEMQQLLAERKVILDAALERFTTAVE; from the exons ATGACTTCGCCAACGAGCTGCGCTTTGTGCCAGGCGCGTGCCACACAAGTGTGTGCAGCATGCCGCAACGTTGTCTACTGCAGTCGCGAGCATCAGAAGGAGCATTGGAAGCAGCACAAGTCGCAGTGCAAGTGCTACGAGATGGACACCAACCAGCTGCTGGGCAGGCATCTGCGTGCCACACGCGACATTCGCATGGGCGAGCAAATCATGCGAGAGGCGCCGCTGGTCCTTGGCCCAAAGGTGGCCTCGCCACCCATTTGCCTGGGCTGCCATAGGAATCTGCTGCCGCCAGCGAAGCGTTCGGATAACTTTTACAAATGCAGTTCGTGCAGTTGGCCGCTGTGTGGCAAGGAGTGCGAGCAATCTCCCTACCATCGGGATGAATGTCGTCTGATGGCCGCCAGCAATTTTCAGTCCAAAATCAACTACAATCCAGTGGAGCCAGAGCTCAAGGAGTCCGCCTACTGTGTCATCATGCTGCTGCGTTGCATGCAACTAAAGCAATCGAATCCGGCGGCATTTGCCAAACTCAGCGCTCTCGAGGATCATCTGAAAGAGCGACTAGATACGCCTCTGTATCAAGTGTTGCGCGCCAATCTGATCACCTTCATCAAGACGGTGCTGGGACAGCGCGATTGGCCAGAGATGGAAATACTGCGTTTGGCGGCGATTCTCGACACGAATGCCTTTGAGGTGCGACAGAACTCCGAGCGTCGCAAGGTGAGAGCCATCTTTCCGGGAGGTGCAATGATTGCACACGATTGTGTGCCGAATTTGCGGCATCGCTTCGACGATGACATGAACATTGTGTTCCTCGCCAAGCGCAAGATTGCCAAGGGTGAAATACTCAGCATCTCCTACACGCAACCACTGAGAAGCACCATCCAGAGGCGATTGCATCTCAAGCAGGTCAAATGCTTCGATTGCGCCTGTGCCAGGTGCTCAGATCCTACAGAGCTGGAGATCTATGCCGGCTCACGCATGTGTGAAAAATGTAAGGTTGGCAAG TTCGTTTCAGTGAATCCTCTGCAAAATGCCGCCAATTGGAAGTGCCAAGTGTGCAACATTGTCAAAGGTGCCAGAGAGGTGCTCACACAAGATGCCAAGCTGCAGCAGGAGATTGAATCGTTGGACAAGTCAACACCTGCCGCTCTAGAGGATTTCCTCTATCGCCATCGCATTGAACTGCATGAGACAAATACGCACATTTTGCAAGCGAAATACGCACTGACCCAACTCTATGGGTCTGCGCCAGGATTCTCTATGGAAG AGCTCAGTGAAAAGTCGCTGCAACGCAAGATTGATCTCTGCGAGGAATTGTTGCAGCTTTCAAATCTTATTGACAGTGGTTGGAGCATATTTCGTGGCAATTTGTTAATCGATTTGGAGGAAGCAATTGTGACGAAGGCCTTACGGCTGGATGATGCCACAGAGTGTGAGGCAAAGCTCAAACAGGCAGTTGAATTGCTTCAGGAAATTGCCAACATTATGAAGCATGAGCCAGAGATGCAACAGTTGTTAGCAGAGCGAAAAGTTATTTTGGATGCAGCGCTGGAACGATTCACAACAGCTGTTGAATAA
- the LOC117568195 gene encoding protein naked cuticle isoform X1, with protein MAGNIVKWWKHKILGGYKQFSVQECTTDSEELMYHQVRASSSCSAPPDLLLVSERDNNIQLRSPVVNIITTPPGNASTAATAKQQQQQQHHQQQQHQQQTLPLHQHHHHHVTRQQQQQQQEISSSGSHSKHLRISSSSGKHGKYANMPQSHHHQQQQQLQLQLEEDVVDAAAAMPMPTPHATHPQHSRHLHHHSKEERIRLEEFTCDVSVEGGKSSQPLQFSFTFYDLDGHHGKITKDDIVGIVYTIYESIGKSVVVPHCGSKTINVRLTVSPEGKSKSQAVAAAAATCNNNNSQSNNNSHSHSHSQSQSHSQSQSQSQSSKLKKLPTGMAAMSKTVNGMALTTSGGARRQHRHRPRKLIKSDDEDDDSNSDKEKEKELAAAAAAAAVGAEQPASGKQAKSRYQKNNAKVEQCCNGQQQQLQSAEQHTPDNAHNTYENMLNLKCCSGANNKEATDMLDCSHPHSHSHSQRSRHHSQDVYMKQATQRVKMLRRARKQKYQDHCLETRQRSLSVGNDSCWQNRHLQQQQQQQHQQQQPQQQQQQLTQQKSSSVSPPLGEVLLDGVQLRQPRPQSLLGQQQRKSAECWKSALNRNDLISIIRESMEKNRLCFQLNGKPQANVSPIRQPAAQQQQQQQQQQRQRCNTGSKIPTLIANHSPQSGPQSPLSCSPPTQSPTQHIEAGHDMAANNNNNSSQLYHAHPHQHPHPHPQPHIPIYHQQLAINPAVVAAQHSHNSAHNKLNLCGYDSFLHATICGGGAAAHSPPATPSNVATVQPIPKRSSSSHNKQQQQQQLGQQGYQRLEQQQPQSQSQRGSKDYKNYGNLIYAKLSEQLQQKEREQRRQRHKQQQQQQQKQLAATTVQQQQSESRPATSSSSSTASKIYGDALECAHLLASEEEELAPSPLHTSTPSKVVSTDTLIDLNDDVGEAVAEAVTTSKDVEEPASAADADLDTSASSSMIHRYVHEHIHHHYHHFKEQNDV; from the exons ttcAGGAATGCACCACAGACTCAGAGGAACTGATGTATCATCAGGTTCGCGCCTCATCCTCATGCAGTGCACCGCCAGATTTGTTGCTGGTCAGCGAACGTGACAATAATATACAACTGCGATCGCCGGTGGTTAATATAATCACCACGCCACCAGGCAATGCGtccacagcagccacagccaaacaacagcagcagcagcaacatcatcagcagcagcagcatcaacagcagacACTGCCacttcatcagcatcatcatcatcacgtgacccgacagcagcaacagcagcagcaggaaatAAGTAgcagtggcagccacagcaaacaCTTGCGTATCAGCAGCTCCAGTGGCAAGCAtggcaaatatgcaaatatgccTCAatcccatcatcatcagcagcagcagcagctgcagttgcagttggaaGAGGATGTTGTGGATGCTGCGGcagcaatgccaatgccaacaCCACATGCAACACATCCGCAACACTCGCGACATTTGCATCATCACAGCAAGGAGGAACGCATACGCTTGGAG GAATTCACCTGCGATGTTTCCGTTGAGGGCGGCAAATCGTCACAGCCGCTGCAATTCTCGTTCACATTCTATGATCTGGACGGACATCATGGCAAAATAACAAAGGACGACATTGTGGGCATTGTGTACACCATATACGAGTCCATTGGCAAGTCCGTGGTGGTGCCCCACTGTGGCAGCAAGACAATTAACGTTCGCCTCACCGTCAGTCCCGAAGGCAAATCGAAATCGCAGGCAGTCGCGGCCGCtgctgccacatgcaacaacaataacagccagagcaacaacaacagtcacagtcacagccacagtcagagccagagccatagtcagagtcagagccagagccagagcagCAAACTGAAGAAGCTGCCCACGGGGATGGCGGCCATGTCAAAAACTGTGAATGGCATGGCACTAACGACATCCGGCGGCGCACGCCGCCAGCATCGCCATCGACCACGCAAACTGATTAAGTCCGATGACGAGGACGATGACAGCAACAGTgacaaggagaaggagaaggagttggcagcggcggcagcagcagctgcagttggtGCTGAACAGCCTGCGAGTGGCAAGCAGGCGAAGAGTCGATACCAGAAGAACAATGCCAAAGTGGAGCAATGCTGCAatggacaacagcagcaactgcagtcGGCGGAGCAGCACACGCCGGACAATGCCCACAATACCTATGAGAATATGTTGAATCTCAAATGCTGCAGCGGTGCCAACAACAAGGAAGCGACTGACATGCTCGACTGTTCGCatccccattcccattcccattcgcaGCGTTCACGGCATCACAGCCAGGATGTCTATATGAAGCAGGCCACCCAACGGGTCAAAATGCTGAGAAGGGCGCGAAAACAAAAG TATCAGGATCACTGCCTAGAAACGCGACAACGCAGTCTCTCCGTGGGCAACGATTCCTGCTGGCAGAATCGCCatctccagcagcagcagcagcaacaacatcagcagcagcaaccacagcaacagcagcagcagttgacaCAGCAAAAGAGCAGCTCGGTGTCGCCACCGTTGGGCGAGGTGCTGCTCGATGGCGTTCAGTTGcgccagccacgcccacaatcGCTGctggggcagcagcagcgcaagTCTGCGGAGTGCTGGAAGTCGGCGCTAAATCGCAACGATTTGATTAGCATCATCAGGGAGAGCATGGAGAAGAATCGCTTGTGTTTTCAGCTGAATGG AAAACCCCAAGCCAATGTGAGTCCCATACGGCAACcggcagcacaacaacaacaacaacagcaacagcagcaacgccaaCGCTGCAATACAGGCTCGAAAATCCCGACGCTAATTGCGAATCACAGTCCGCAGTCCGGTCCGCAGTCGCCGCTCAGCTGCAGTCCGCCCACGCAATCGCCCACGCAGCACATCGAAGCCGGACACGATATGgcggccaacaacaacaacaacagcagtcaACTCTACCATGCGCATCCTCATcagcatccgcatccgcatccacaGCCGCATATACCCATCTACCATCAGCAGCTGGCCATTAATCCGGCCGTGGTTGCCGCTCAGCACAGCCACAACAGCGCACACAACAAGCTCAATCTCTGTGGCTACGATTCGTTTTTGCATGCCACCATTTGTGGCGGCGGCGCTGCGGCCCACTCGCCCCCGGCCACGCCCAGCAATGTGGCCACCGTACAGCCCATTCCcaagcgcagcagcagcagccacaacaagcaacagcagcagcagcaactgggtCAGCAGGGCTATCAGCGattggagcaacagcagccgcagtcgcagtcgcagagAGGCAGCAAGGATTACAAGAACTATGGCAATCTCATATATGCCAAGCTGagcgagcagctgcagcaaaagGAGCGCGAGCAGCGTCGCCAACGtcacaagcaacagcagcagcaacaacagaagcaactAGCAGCCACAAcggtgcaacagcagcagtcggaGTCACGTCCAGCCACCTCCAGCTCTAGTTCGACGGCATCGAAGATCTATGGCGATGCCTTGGAGTGCGCCCATTTGCTGGCTagcgaggaggaggagttggCACCCAGTCCACTGCACACGAGCACGCCCAGCAAAGTTGTCTCCACTGACACGCTGATCGATCTGAATGATGATGTGGGCGAGGCGGTTGCGGAGGCGGTGACAACGAGCAAGGATGTGGAGGAGCCAGCATCGGCTGCGGATGCAGATCTGGATACCAGTGCGTCCAGTTCGATGATCCATCGCTATGTGCACGAGCATAtacatcatcattatcatcactTCAAGGAGCAGAATGATGtctaa
- the LOC117568195 gene encoding protein naked cuticle isoform X2 has protein sequence MAGNIVKWWKHKILGGYKQFSVQECTTDSEELMYHQVRASSSCSAPPDLLLVSERDNNIQLRSPVVNIITTPPGNASTAATAKQQQQQQHHQQQQHQQQTLPLHQHHHHHVTRQQQQQQQEISSSGSHSKHLRISSSSGKHGKYANMPQSHHHQQQQQLQLQLEEDVVDAAAAMPMPTPHATHPQHSRHLHHHSKEERIRLEEFTCDVSVEGGKSSQPLQFSFTFYDLDGHHGKITKDDIVGIVYTIYESIGKSVVVPHCGSKTINVRLTVSPEGKSKSQAVAAAAATCNNNNSQSNNNSHSHSHSQSQSHSQSQSQSQSSKLKKLPTGMAAMSKTVNGMALTTSGGARRQHRHRPRKLIKSDDEDDDSNSDKEKEKELAAAAAAAAVGAEQPASGKQAKSRYQKNNAKVEQCCNGQQQQLQSAEQHTPDNAHNTYENMLNLKCCSGANNKEATDMLDCSHPHSHSHSQRSRHHSQDVYMKQATQRVKMLRRARKQKKTPSQCESHTATGSTTTTTTATAATPTLQYRLENPDANCESQSAVRSAVAAQLQSAHAIAHAAHRSRTRYGGQQQQQQQSTLPCASSSASASASTAAYTHLPSAAGH, from the exons ttcAGGAATGCACCACAGACTCAGAGGAACTGATGTATCATCAGGTTCGCGCCTCATCCTCATGCAGTGCACCGCCAGATTTGTTGCTGGTCAGCGAACGTGACAATAATATACAACTGCGATCGCCGGTGGTTAATATAATCACCACGCCACCAGGCAATGCGtccacagcagccacagccaaacaacagcagcagcagcaacatcatcagcagcagcagcatcaacagcagacACTGCCacttcatcagcatcatcatcatcacgtgacccgacagcagcaacagcagcagcaggaaatAAGTAgcagtggcagccacagcaaacaCTTGCGTATCAGCAGCTCCAGTGGCAAGCAtggcaaatatgcaaatatgccTCAatcccatcatcatcagcagcagcagcagctgcagttgcagttggaaGAGGATGTTGTGGATGCTGCGGcagcaatgccaatgccaacaCCACATGCAACACATCCGCAACACTCGCGACATTTGCATCATCACAGCAAGGAGGAACGCATACGCTTGGAG GAATTCACCTGCGATGTTTCCGTTGAGGGCGGCAAATCGTCACAGCCGCTGCAATTCTCGTTCACATTCTATGATCTGGACGGACATCATGGCAAAATAACAAAGGACGACATTGTGGGCATTGTGTACACCATATACGAGTCCATTGGCAAGTCCGTGGTGGTGCCCCACTGTGGCAGCAAGACAATTAACGTTCGCCTCACCGTCAGTCCCGAAGGCAAATCGAAATCGCAGGCAGTCGCGGCCGCtgctgccacatgcaacaacaataacagccagagcaacaacaacagtcacagtcacagccacagtcagagccagagccatagtcagagtcagagccagagccagagcagCAAACTGAAGAAGCTGCCCACGGGGATGGCGGCCATGTCAAAAACTGTGAATGGCATGGCACTAACGACATCCGGCGGCGCACGCCGCCAGCATCGCCATCGACCACGCAAACTGATTAAGTCCGATGACGAGGACGATGACAGCAACAGTgacaaggagaaggagaaggagttggcagcggcggcagcagcagctgcagttggtGCTGAACAGCCTGCGAGTGGCAAGCAGGCGAAGAGTCGATACCAGAAGAACAATGCCAAAGTGGAGCAATGCTGCAatggacaacagcagcaactgcagtcGGCGGAGCAGCACACGCCGGACAATGCCCACAATACCTATGAGAATATGTTGAATCTCAAATGCTGCAGCGGTGCCAACAACAAGGAAGCGACTGACATGCTCGACTGTTCGCatccccattcccattcccattcgcaGCGTTCACGGCATCACAGCCAGGATGTCTATATGAAGCAGGCCACCCAACGGGTCAAAATGCTGAGAAGGGCGCGAAAACAAAAG AAAACCCCAAGCCAATGTGAGTCCCATACGGCAACcggcagcacaacaacaacaacaacagcaacagcagcaacgccaaCGCTGCAATACAGGCTCGAAAATCCCGACGCTAATTGCGAATCACAGTCCGCAGTCCGGTCCGCAGTCGCCGCTCAGCTGCAGTCCGCCCACGCAATCGCCCACGCAGCACATCGAAGCCGGACACGATATGgcggccaacaacaacaacaacagcagtcaACTCTACCATGCGCATCCTCATcagcatccgcatccgcatccacaGCCGCATATACCCATCTACCATCAGCAGCTGGCCATTAA